A single window of Dermacentor albipictus isolate Rhodes 1998 colony chromosome 1, USDA_Dalb.pri_finalv2, whole genome shotgun sequence DNA harbors:
- the LOC139057933 gene encoding uncharacterized protein, whose protein sequence is MLCIGKPYMITLNVDVSDGLVNGSVGTLKFIENDTHGKPLRIWLQFGELGSKLAIGTVAAAKSHQLRKLNRNIQPNWIPIERRAVTCVIDKKTNVSVRRCQLPVVQASAITIHKSQGGTYDEVVYSYAKNHPQKLVYVALSRATDINRLYLTNVDNDFTFYHGKANPDRKLADELRRLQSHKLDTITAKCLAMTEQPHYLLISALNVRSLAAHAKDVHHDHILCHSSALCFAETWMDPEEPLEIIDFLYCCGARRDHNRAAGVAIYLRTGLSAIPVEMFGTSHEVGELCAAKLPNGLLVVAAYFALTALTKGVVHFLQLALTVHRSTPMLVVGAFIVDIKTNSNFLTLMRENIPFLSLVTRPTAVTTSRGTCIDLVFENQALVYQVEHISVYFSDHKASFMTV, encoded by the coding sequence ATGCTGTGCATTGGCAAGCCTTACATGATCACCCTCAACGTGGATGTTTCCGATGGCCTTGTTAATGGATCGGTGGGAACACTGAAATTCATCGAAAACGACACCCATGGGAAACCGCTACGCATATGGTTGCAGTTCGGGGAGCTTGGCTCCAAACTTGCGATCGGAACCGTAGCGGCCGCAAAATCACACCAGTTACGCAAGCTCAACAGAAACATTCAACCGAACTGGATACCGATTGAAAGGCGTGCCGTCACCTGCGTTATCGATAAGAAGACGAATGTATCGGTAAGAAGATGCCAGCTTCCCGTTGTGCAGGCGAGCGCCATTACCATTCATAAATCCCAGGGTGGCACATATGATGAAGTCGTGTACTCCTACGCCAAGAATCATCCACAGAAGTTGGTATACGTGGCACTGAGTCGCGCTACAGACATCAACAGACTCTACCTGACCAATGTTGACAACGACTTCACATTCTACCACGGAAAAGCCAATCCGGACAGAAAGCTAGCCGATGAACTTCGTCGGTTGCAGTCCCACAAACTTGACACCATCACCGCCAAGTGCCTCGCCATGACTGAACAGCCGCACTACTTGTTGATCTCCGCTCTTAACGTACGCTCCCTTGCCGCACATGCCAAGGACGTACACCACGATCACATTCTGTGCCATTCCTCTGCACTTTGCTTTGCTGAAACCTGGATGGATCCCGAAGAGCCTCTCGAAATCATAGATTTCCTATACTGCTGTGGTGCTCGCAGAGACCACAACAGAGCGGCGGGAGTCGCTATCTACTTGCGCACAGGTCTCTCTGCAATACCAGTCGAAATGTTTGGCAcgtcacatgaagttggcgaactgtgcgccgcaaagttgcccaacggcttgcttgtagtagctgcctacttcgcccttaccgcactcacgaaaggcgtcgtgcacttcctgcaactcgcattaaccgtccatcgatccacaccgatgttagtagtgggggcctttattgttgacataaagacaaacagcaatttcctaacacttatgcgggagaacatcccgttcctctcgctcgtaacgcgtcccacggctgtgacaacctcgcgaggcacttgtatagatctcgtctttgagaatcaagcattggtgtaccaagtcgaacatatatcagtctatttctccgaccacaaagcttccttcatgactgtc